CGGGGGATGGTTAGCAATGCAATCGAACATGGCCACGGATACACAATGAACCTCTGGGTCGACAACTTACGAAAACCACCAGACGGGTGGACGTGGGCAAAGACCAGTTCAGGCGCTATCGATGCACTCTGCTTCGGCATGGTGGAACGGATCTCCCTTGCCTATGACCTAGGCGGTAGGGACACCACATCCTCGGTCGTTTTCTGGATGCGCGAAAACAGGATGTGGCCACGGGAGATTTGCGTTCACAGCGCCAATCCGGCAGGTGTCGAATGGCTGACCAGAATGATCGACCGGCACCGCAGGTAGCGGTTGAGTTCATCCGAATGCTGTACGACGATCAGTCCCCCTGAAGCAGTGTGTTGCTACCCGAATGGGGACGGCCTAGAGGTGGAAGCGTCGGCGCTCGATGCTGTCGCCGGCGCGCGCCCGCGTTGGCAGTGCTGAGAAGGTCGCGATTGCGTTGTCGCTGTGTGGCGCCGCGAGCAGCATCAATGTTGGCGTCTGCGCTGGAGTTTCCGTCGAACGGTCGCTGTGCTGCTGGTCCGAGCCGGGATTGTCGATCCGCACGCTTGCGGAAACTCTCGGCCACAAACTCGACATTCAGCCACAGCGACGTCGCCGATGCGGGTTTCGTCAAGAAACTCCACGATCCAACGTCCGTGAGGTCGAGGAGATGCTGCTCGAACGCGGTTTCGTGGTCAGCTACGAGACGATCCGGCCGTGGTGAGCCAAGTTCGGGCAGGCTTTGGGAGGTCGACAAGGCCTGTACCCCGACTGCCGGTCATTCCTTTGCCCGGCGTGTTGGCCATGGAGTGTTACGACGAAGCGCTATGCGGCGTCAATCAAGTGAGCGACCACGCCGAGATAGGGGTGAGACTTTGACGACGACCACGCCCCACCGCGTTCCTTGGCCAACGCACTGATCTCGCCGTCCCGCAAGCCCGCAGTAGACGACGGCGAGCAGTTTTCGGGCCGCATCGATCTCCGCGATGCTCTCGCCGCGGCGAGCTT
The nucleotide sequence above comes from Rhodococcus sp. KBS0724. Encoded proteins:
- a CDS encoding cyclic-phosphate processing receiver domain-containing protein, whose translation is MNLWVDNLRKPPDGWTWAKTSSGAIDALCFGMVERISLAYDLGGRDTTSSVVFWMRENRMWPREICVHSANPAGVEWLTRMIDRHRR